AGCGGTCCTGGCGTCGCCTCAACCCGCTGCGACCATGCCGCGAACACTCCAGAAGTCTCCCGGGCAACGTGAGCCCATGTCGCCCGGTCAGTAACTGGGACGTCCCTCAGCTGCTTGCGGAGCTGCGCCACTTCGTCGGTGTACTGCTTCCACAGTTGCGGGTCCGGGGCGGTTTCCTCGCGGCCCGGCGCAACCGGTCGGTACTGCCATGGGTTCTTGCTGGTCGCGCGCCACTCGTCAGCCGCGGCCTGTGCGGTGGCGGGCGCGTCCGGCCATCCTTCCCGCAGTCGCGGCAGCGTCAGGTCACGAGCCAACCGGCCACCGCCGTACCAGATCGGTGAAGCGCCCTCGGCAGGTCGAAGAGCAACCGAATAGCCGGCCACAACGTCGTCGCGTCCAGCGGCGAAACGGGGGCGGATGAGTACCCCGCCGCGACGTAGCCGGCGGACGAACTCGCCCTCGTCAACCGATGCTGTCGCGGCAGCGCGGACGGTGCGTTCAAGCCGGTGGGCGTCGACCTCAACGGCGCCGGTGCGTTCTTGGCGTGCGCGCTCTGCGGGCTTGACTCCCCGCTCCCCCAACCCTGCTTCCCGACTCTCCAGTTGTTCCAGCCCGTAGTCGCGCTCAAGATCGCGGCAGACTTTCTGCGCCTTGGCGAAGTCGTTGTGGGTTGTCGCTTTGGTGCCATCCTCGCGCACCAGGGACACCGCGATGTGCACGTGGTCGTTGCCGTTCGTAGACAGACCGTGACGAACCGCAACCCACCGGCATGGTGCCTTCCCGCTGGCTTCGGTGAAGCCCATGCGGTCGGCAAAGTCCTGAGCGATCGCACCCCACTTCTCGTCACTCAGCTGGCCTTCTTTGGCCCGCAAGGAGAGTGAGCAATGCCATACGTTGGCATCTACCTGCGTCGTTGAAACGACACCGGTTTCCGGGTCGGTGATCCGTGCCGTCCGGGTCACGTTGACCCCGAGCCGTGTTCGCGGCTCATCGAGGTCATGAGCGATCTTGAGCGCTGTCGCCTTGTCTAGCTGATCGAATCCGTACATCGTCAGGATGGCCGAATCGCCCGCCACCAAGTGCTGCTCCTGGTGCTCGTTGTGTCGCCCGCCGCCAGCGAGGTAGACCATAAGACCGGTCATCTCGTTCCCTCGCGTGACGTTCGGCATCATGACTGATCGAGCCTGTCTAATGCCGCACTGAGGCGTGGAACAAGTGCGCGGTACTCCTGAACGATCGCCTCCGCCTCGGCGGGAAATGTGCTCTCCGTGTTGGCGAACCGCGCGAGCTGGTTCACGTTGTTCGCAACGTTCGCCATTAGCCGGCGAACAGCGAACACCTCTGCGATAACTTCCTTGCGGTCGGTGTCGGTCTCAATGTGTGCGTTCATCGCGGACTCGACCAACAGTCGCGGCACGGTCACGCGCGCAACAACCGCCCGTGCTCGCAACTGTGCGTCCTCTTCCGGGCTCACTCGGACGTGGTAACGACGTTCACGGGGCTCGTCTGAATTCGCGCGCCTCTGGCGGCCGAACAGACGACGCTCGTTCTTGTCAGTCATGTCTCCCCGCCTTCCCTGGCCCAGCGCAGCGACCCCGAGAATTCGGGGACCATACGTCAAGTATGCCGACTAAGACGCACAGCGTCTAGGAGAACAAGCGAGTTAGGGTGCCTAACTCTATAGCTTGCTCCCGCCGAGGCAGCGCCTGCGGGATACGACAGCTCAGCTGGAGTTGAATCCTGAAAGGCTCTAGCCGCGAACGCGAACCGCTGTTAATCTGAGGTCATGAGCGACGTGAATGTGAACCCCGACGAAGCGGCTGCTAAAGCGCGCCAGATCATCGAAGCCGACGTAAACAACCGTGTCGAGGCAGTCCGCAATCTCGCCGACGCTGCCAACGAAGCGGATGCCGCTGAACAGCGGCTAAGGGAAGCAACGGCCGCTCACGAGCGCGCCTGGACCGCTGCACGGAACGCCGGATGGAGCGAGAAAGATCTCCGCGCGACCGGCGTTCGAGCACCGGGCGGATCCACGCCGCGGCAACGCAAGCGCCGCGCATCCGCCCCAGAAACACAGGCGCAGTAACCGCCGGATAAAGCACCTCTCCCCCACACCAGTTCGGGCCCCACCTAGTTCTCCTAGGTGGGGCCGTTTTATGTGCCCTGGCAAGTTGTTCTGCTTTGGGGTGGAACCGGTTGCACTGCGCTCACGAGGGAGTCAAGGGTGCTCCGCAGATTCCTTCGGAATCCGGCCTGCGGCCGCCCTTGACACCCTCTCCGCTGCGTGCAACTGGCGAGTACCAACCGATGGCGAGGCATCGGCTGCAAGCCGACAATTCGGAGATTTTCAGGACCTGCCAGGTCCGATCCGTTGCGTGCTCGCCCCTCAGAAAGGACACATCGTGAAGACAACCAAGTCCGTCTCCGGTGACGGGAAAAAGTACCTGCCAGCACCCCTTCTGCTGACGCCGAAAGAAGCAAGCGTTGCCCTGGGACGCACGCTCGAAGAGCTGCGTGAAATGAGGGCGAAGAATGTCGGGCCGACGTTCCATCGACTCGGAGGCCGGCTCATCCGATACTCCGCATCCGGCATCACCGAGTGCATCCGCACGACCGCCCACCCCAGGCACTAACCCCTCACACTCCGAAACTCTTGAAAGGACACCATCATGACCGACGCACCGCGCAACGCGGATCCAAACCCAACTCTCTACGGGTACACCCGCCACCAGCTCCGGCTAGCAATGATCGGAGCGTTCCAACGCGGGCTCAACTCGCGTGCCCAGATCGATCAGGACTCGGTAGCGGCAGCCGGCGGGGATACGGCGGCCCACCGCCGGCTCATAACGGCAGAGCTTGATGACACCCGCAAAGCAGCAGGAATGGTCGAGTGGAGAGCGACCCGAGTCACAAGCCCAGCTTCGGTTAAGAAGCTCATCGAGTTCACCGAGGTCTATGGCCGGTGGCGCGAGAACAGCCCGGTCGTCGACCAAGTTGCGCGCAGCATCGATGCCAGCATCACCTACAACATCCTCGAAACCGACGCCGACCGGACCCCACCGTTCAAACTCCCCACGCTAGAAGAAGTGGACCTGGACTCGTGGGACTCAATGGATGCCCGCGCGAACTACACCCCTCCATTCGATCTGGATCGGGCACGCGCAGCGCTACGGGTCGAGCAACTCGAACAGGCGGTCGCCTCAGCAACCCCACCATCCACTTCCATTGAGACGCTGCGTGCCCAGGCGCTCGATGGGCTAGCCGCTCCAGGCGCCGCAGCATCCCGGTTAAGCCCCGAGCGTCGGCAGCTCCACCCACCAGCTCAGCGCTCCCGGCCAGAAGGGCTCACTCATTAGATGATCGTCTCGGTCCGCTCAACGGACCGGCGGAACCGCCGTTGCTACGTGCTCTCCCCAGCACGTTTAACCGCCCGGTAAACCGTCGATCGTGCCACATCGAACTGAGTAGCCAGCTCACTCGTAGTGTGCTCCCCCGATCGATACAGGGCGACCAAATACTTCTCGAGCGCCGGTGACAGTTTCGGCTTTTTGCCACGCAGTTTGCCCTTCGCTTTGGCGACCTGCATGCCCTCGCGTGTGCGCATCCGGATCAAGTCAGCCTCGAACTCCGCGATCATCGCGAGCACGTTGAAGAGAAGCTTTCCCGTGGGGTCGGACGGGTCGTGGCGACTACCGCCAACATTCAGTGCAACGCCCTTCGCTTCGAGCTCGTCGGCGATGTCATGGGCGTCGCGGATCGAGCGGGCCAGGCGGTCGAGCTTGGTGACCACAAGCTCATCCCCCTCACGAACGGCCGCGAGAGCTTTCTCTAGTCCTGGCCGGGAACGGTTAGCGCCTGTGAGCCCGTGATCAACGTGAACGTGCTTCTCATCAACGCCGAGCGCTTGGAGCGCCTCGCGCTGCACAGTGAGGTCCTGCTGGGCGGTAGAGACGCGTGCGTATCCGACCTTCATTTGGCCTGCTCACGAGAATGCTGCCGAATAGCGGTGGCGACGGCATCAAGCCACGTGAGCATGTCATCTGCGGGATAGCGGCCGCCACCCTCGCAGCCAATCTCGACGGCGCCGCTTTCGGAGATGAACATATCCGGGAAATCGGCGCTTAATACGCGCCCCGGCGCGCCGGGTCGAGTCCCCTGCACCTTAACTCCTCGGTCGCCGGGAAGTCCCGCCGTTCTGAAAGTCGAACGGGCTCGTGGTGATTTCTATGGACATCGGACTCCTTCGAAGGCGACGCATACCGACGAGGTCTCCGCCGTGCCGCAAATGTACCACTGAAGGCCCCCTCACCGGGCATTTAATCGGGTCAGCCTTACGGGCGTTGGTCGTCGTTGAATGGTGCGGCTTCGAGGTGCACTTCAGAGTGTCCCGGTGAACGATCCCCTATCGGCCACGAGATCGATACGGGCGCGCGCGCAAGCGACCTGTATTCCCGCCGCAGGGTATCGAGCGATTCACTCTCTGTGCGAACCCGCGACACCACGCTCGGATAACCCCGCATAGGAGATGTGAACGTAACCCACATCAAGGAGCCCCGTGAACCGCCCTATCCATTCCAACAACCCATTCCGATCCGCGCCTGACCCATACACTTACCGGATGGCCAAGACGACCTCCCCCACGAACCGCCCCGCGTGGCGGGTAGTGCTCGACGTTGCAATCCCTGCGGTGATGGCCGGCGCCAGCGCAGTCATGTTCGAGGCCGGAACCATTTGGCCAACGCAATCCGAATTCCTTTTCTGGGCCGCGGCGGCCGTGCTGCTGATTTCGTTGGTCATTCAGATCATCAGAGGTGTACGCGCGAACCGACTGATTGCGACAACCGATAGTGAAATCGCAGATTTCCGACTCGCCATGAAAGACAGCATTGCGCCGATGGCGCGACTGCTCGCTGAGATGCCTCAGCTGACCCCGACGCTGAAGCGCCAGCAAGCTAAACGGGTAGCGGACAAAGCCACCGCGGCTGCGGCGCACATTCTTCTCAAACACATCCCGAAGGTGCGGGCAAACGTTTTTGTTCTCAATGGAGCTGCAACGGTTCTAGCCCATGAGTCGACCGGTGGCGCTGGGGATGATCCAAAGGATTTTGACACCAGCACACAAGCCGGAAAAATCGCCATCGCCTGGGCCAAGGCTGGTGGGCCGCCGCTTGTCGTCGCCGACACTGAAAATGAGCGTCGTCCGGGGATCTCCAAAACGAGTCGCTACCGCTCTTTTGTGTCGGTGGTTATCAGGAGCGGTCCTTACTCATACGGAATGCTCACAATTGACTCCCCTGAGCCTGACGCTTTCACCGAGGGAAGCACGGAGGTTGAGACAGCCAAAGTTCTTGCGGAGCTGCTGGCGGTGGGATATGCGATCTAGCGCATTATCAGTGGCCCGCCGTACACTCAAGATATGAGCGTTCTCGAACCGCAGGTAAGGCCCGTCGGCAAGGTGCGCGCAACAGCGCCCGCCGAAGCCGTCGAGGATGCTGACCTCTCGGATCCCGAGGTCCGCCGCACACTGATCCGGGAAGCGACCCGAGTAGCGCGCGACGAGCAAGCTAAACGGCGTAAGCGCCGCTGGTTCTAGCGTCAGCTGATCTTGACGAACCCGCAATCGTCACACAGCCAGTAGAGGCGGCTCTCTGAGCCGCCGAGAACCATTCGAGTAAGGCACGTCGGGCAGTTAGGTGTGCTGGCGCAGTCAGCTGCTGTCTCGTCCATGCCGACAATTAGACGCTGTTTGAGCAGATTCCGCAGCAGCAACTGGGTAGCTCACGGCGCTATCGTTCGGTGCGGTACGCGAGAACTTCCCAGCCCTCGGGGATCTTCGCCTCAGCTGCGGCACGAGCTGCGGCATAGTCGGGGCCTTCGGCCTCGACGCGCCGCGTTTCGGCCTGTCGGATAGTGACGATTACCTTCATGCGTTGCTGCTCCTTAGAGTTTGTCGACGGCGCCGGCCCACACCCATGCTCGGTGCGTCTCTCCCCTGACGTCTTCCCATTCGATCTGCACGGCGCGTTCCGTCCAGGCGATCGCCCGCCCTTCAACGCGCGCGGGAGTTTCCGGATAACGCGCCCAGGCGCGGATCGGAATGGGTCTTTGTGCCTGAGTGACCGGGTTGTGCTCCCGGTCCAGCTCGTCCTCGGACAGGCTGATTGGTTTCGGCCGGATCAGGACCTCAGTGATCTGTTTCTCCATACGCTTCGCGTAATACTCGGCGTACCTTTTGTTCTGGCCCATCACCCTATTAAAACACGGTTCGAACATTTGTTCGAGTCGGGGAAGTGGGCGGAGTAAAGCCCCCGGTCGGGAGAGAGAGAACGACCGGGGGCTGGCTTGTGGAGTGTCTACTCGGTAGGCCAGTCGTAGAGCGCGGGTGCGATTGCCCTCTGCGGCTCATCACCGACAAACACAATCGTTCTCGTTGGCTTGTCGAATCCTGCGGCGGCCGCGATAGCGGCCAGGACCAGGTTCGCATGTCTGTGGTCGAGTCCGGCGACTTCATCGCCCAGCACGATCGGCTCATCGGCCGCGAGGCTGGTCGCGATGCTGAGAAAGCGCCTTTCACCACCGGAGAGTGCACCGATGAGGTCGGGGATGCTGGCAAAGTCGATCCAGTGCCGGCGGTTGTCTTCGTCGTATCGGATCCAACGCCGTCCTTCGCCGGCGTAGCCGCCACGGATGAGCATTTCTGTAGCGGCCTGCAGCGTTGTCATCCCGCGGGCCCAGTCGCGAAGCTCTTGAGCGAGTTCGCTCTGTGTATCGGTCGTCATCCGGGATCCTCAGTTCTGGTAGCGATGGAGTTTTTTGAGCATGGCAGCAACGGGTGACATCCTCAACGCCGGCCTTCGTCGGCGCGCTCGAGGTCAACGACGGCACGCATCCAGTAGGTGATCGCGTCGTAGTCCTGGAGGGTTTGTGCGCTGGTTAGCTGGATGCGTGCATCGGCAAGCTCAGCGGTGATATCGCCACCGAACCCGGTGAAACCGGTTGCGGCGTCTGTTGCTGAGACCTTGCTACCGATCGGGGTGACTTCCCATCCAGGGGTGGCGCAAGGGCGCGCAGCACCCCGTTCAGCGGCCGGGGCGGCCGCCTTGGAGCCGCCGAGGTCTACTGCGATGTGGTCGGCGGCAATAACGCGTCGGTACTGTCGCCCTTCTCCGTCTTTCCGCCAGCTGGTGGTCCGCTCGTTTCCGACGACGATAATTGCTTGGCCGGGCTTAAGCTGCGCAGCTGCGGCCCCTAGCTCGAACTTGGCTTCGACGTGGTGTGTGGTGGGATTTTCGTCGGTCACCCACGCGCTCTGTCGATACTGCCGGGTTTGTTCGATCACGGTAAGCCTGGTTATTTCCACCTGTCCCGCGGCCTGCACGATCGGGACACTGGCGAGACGTCCGGTGACTGTTCTTACGCTCATGGTTCCTCCTTGCTGGCCGTGGGTGGAAGTGAGGGGCCGCCCCGTGGCGGCCCCTCACACGATGGTTATTTCTCGTCGGTTTTCGCGGTGCGGTGCACCTGCGCGGTTGCCCGGTTGAGGTCGACGCCCACGTTCTCGGCTTCGATGACGCGTCCGTACTGCTTGGCACCCTCGTTCCCCCAGCTGCTGGTGCGTTCGCGGCCGACGACGATAACTGGGTCTCCCTTGTGGAGTGTCGCTGCGGCGTTCTCCCCCAGCTCAAACTTCGCTTCCACAAAATGCGTGGTGGCGTCGGGGTGTGCGTGCCATTTTCCCTGGCGGTACTCCCCCGTGTTCTCGATGACTCGGAGCTTGGTGATCTGGATGTTTCCGGCCTGCACTACTTCGGGGTCGACGGCCAGGTTTCCCGTGATGGTACGTGTTGACATGTCTCTTCTCCTATCAGTGGTGATCGGTCTAGCTGGTCTTGTTGGCGGCGGCTAACGCGGCGATCTTGTCTGGACGCAACCCTGCCCAGTGGTTCTGATCGTCAACGACGACCACGGGGGCCTGCGAGTATCCGAGATCCTCGGTCACGTATTCCATCGCGCTCGGTGATTCGGTCAGGTCAACGACTCGGTATTCGATCCCAGCGTTGTCGAGGAATCGATAGGTTCCGGTGCACTGAACACAGTTGGGCTTGCTGTACACCGTCACGATTTCACTCATGTCCTCATCCCTCCCCCACCAACAATTTTTTTTGCCTTCTGGCGAGAAGATTCGATAGCGAGCGGGAGTGCCGGAGTGCGCAGAATCTCGGGCGAAATAAGCCCGGAGGGCGCGTCCGAGAATCTGGGAACGGAGGTACGGAGCGAGCTACGATCAGCTGCCAGAAAGGTGAAAAAGGAGAAGCACTTCACAGCGCCGCGCAGCGGCTCTATCGGTTGCCGGCCTCCGTGCCGGCTTTCGGTGCTCTTCATCGCTCGCTCCGTCCGATACTTATTTACGTATTTACTTAATCGCTCATTTGCGCGACTACGGCCTTGCGGATGGTTTCTTGCAGCTCGGGGTTCGTGTTCAGCTCAGCAACGAGCGCCCGAATGACCAGGACGTGGGCGACTTTCGCCTTGCCCAGGTCCTCAGCCATTGCTGCGCAGTATGCCAGCAGAGCCCGGTAGTCCTGAGGAGCGAGGTCTGCACTCACGCGCACGGGCTTGGCCCGAGGCGCGGTGCGCGTAGCGGTGCGCACGGGCGGCGCAGCGGTCCCGGCGTCCGCGTCGGGTATGTCGGTGGCAGCCGCAGCCGCAGCTGGTCGTGTCGTCGTGGGCCTTTTGCTTAGCTTCGCGGCGCGCGCAGCGATTTCATCTTGCCGGCTCATGCGGACTCCCCCAGCTGGTCGATTTCCCGTGCGGCGTCGGCATACTTGCCCAAGTCGGTGACGGGTGCGGCAAACGCCTGGGCGATTGGCTCGCGCCGTGGAATCGTTGTGGCGAGCACGGTGCGCCCGTCGTCAGCGATGAGCTGGCGGAACATGGGTGTCGAGTTCGCGTTGGTGACCGTGCGATTCAGGAGAACGGCCACCTGCGGCGGAGTGTCTCGCAGTGACTCGACTTCATCGATCGCTGCCCATACATCGGGCAGCCGCTCGAATTCGAGCATCGTTGGGGCCATGGTGACGACGATGGTGTCTGCGGCGCGAAGAGCCGAGTACACAATGCCTGCCTGCTCATCGAGTGGCGGGGTGTCGATAAGAACGACGTCGGTGTCCGGTGGCACGATTCCCCGCAGTCGAGCGTGGAGATTTTTGACAGGCAGGGCAATGGTGGGTATTTCCCACTCCCCCTGTTCGCTCCATCGGAGCGCCGATCCCTGCGGGTCGGCATCGATGATGAGGACGTTCTTGCCCTCGGCCGCGTAGGCGTGCGCGAGGTAGGCGGTGCTGGTG
The DNA window shown above is from Mycetocola zhujimingii and carries:
- a CDS encoding ABC transporter ATP-binding protein; the protein is MTTDTQSELAQELRDWARGMTTLQAATEMLIRGGYAGEGRRWIRYDEDNRRHWIDFASIPDLIGALSGGERRFLSIATSLAADEPIVLGDEVAGLDHRHANLVLAAIAAAAGFDKPTRTIVFVGDEPQRAIAPALYDWPTE
- the nrdH gene encoding glutaredoxin-like protein NrdH; protein product: MSEIVTVYSKPNCVQCTGTYRFLDNAGIEYRVVDLTESPSAMEYVTEDLGYSQAPVVVVDDQNHWAGLRPDKIAALAAANKTS
- a CDS encoding ParA family protein, whose protein sequence is MKVITVTNLKGGSAKTTSTAYLAHAYAAEGKNVLIIDADPQGSALRWSEQGEWEIPTIALPVKNLHARLRGIVPPDTDVVLIDTPPLDEQAGIVYSALRAADTIVVTMAPTMLEFERLPDVWAAIDEVESLRDTPPQVAVLLNRTVTNANSTPMFRQLIADDGRTVLATTIPRREPIAQAFAAPVTDLGKYADAAREIDQLGESA
- a CDS encoding plasmid mobilization protein; translated protein: MTDKNERRLFGRQRRANSDEPRERRYHVRVSPEEDAQLRARAVVARVTVPRLLVESAMNAHIETDTDRKEVIAEVFAVRRLMANVANNVNQLARFANTESTFPAEAEAIVQEYRALVPRLSAALDRLDQS
- a CDS encoding recombinase family protein gives rise to the protein MKVGYARVSTAQQDLTVQREALQALGVDEKHVHVDHGLTGANRSRPGLEKALAAVREGDELVVTKLDRLARSIRDAHDIADELEAKGVALNVGGSRHDPSDPTGKLLFNVLAMIAEFEADLIRMRTREGMQVAKAKGKLRGKKPKLSPALEKYLVALYRSGEHTTSELATQFDVARSTVYRAVKRAGEST
- a CDS encoding relaxase/mobilization nuclease domain-containing protein, which produces MTGLMVYLAGGGRHNEHQEQHLVAGDSAILTMYGFDQLDKATALKIAHDLDEPRTRLGVNVTRTARITDPETGVVSTTQVDANVWHCSLSLRAKEGQLSDEKWGAIAQDFADRMGFTEASGKAPCRWVAVRHGLSTNGNDHVHIAVSLVREDGTKATTHNDFAKAQKVCRDLERDYGLEQLESREAGLGERGVKPAERARQERTGAVEVDAHRLERTVRAAATASVDEGEFVRRLRRGGVLIRPRFAAGRDDVVAGYSVALRPAEGASPIWYGGGRLARDLTLPRLREGWPDAPATAQAAADEWRATSKNPWQYRPVAPGREETAPDPQLWKQYTDEVAQLRKQLRDVPVTDRATWAHVARETSGVFAAWSQRVEATPGPLAETSRELARSAHLRAHQSKPKPPRLGSAANAAMILMQAASGGRGTMAEAIMLRQLGRVSVAILDAHTAAGDARRAEQMTAMMRSKFAQVQQSLPEISATTPRTDGRVMTSENEALRRATDGLAAPGTGSPLPNKLQPSKHKTPATPRERDGHGRD
- a CDS encoding single-stranded DNA-binding protein; this translates as MSVRTVTGRLASVPIVQAAGQVEITRLTVIEQTRQYRQSAWVTDENPTTHHVEAKFELGAAAAQLKPGQAIIVVGNERTTSWRKDGEGRQYRRVIAADHIAVDLGGSKAAAPAAERGAARPCATPGWEVTPIGSKVSATDAATGFTGFGGDITAELADARIQLTSAQTLQDYDAITYWMRAVVDLERADEGRR
- a CDS encoding single-stranded DNA-binding protein, yielding MSTRTITGNLAVDPEVVQAGNIQITKLRVIENTGEYRQGKWHAHPDATTHFVEAKFELGENAAATLHKGDPVIVVGRERTSSWGNEGAKQYGRVIEAENVGVDLNRATAQVHRTAKTDEK